One genomic segment of Candidatus Kryptonium sp. includes these proteins:
- a CDS encoding CoA-binding protein: protein MKDEIKEILTKYKTIAIVGLSDKPDRDSYIVAEYLLRNGYKIIPVNPNIDSVFGLKAYPDLLSVPDEIDIVDIFRRPEFVEEIVDQAIQKKAKVVWMQLGVLNEKAAKKAQSAGLKVVMNKCIKVEHMYRFGDF, encoded by the coding sequence ATGAAAGATGAAATCAAAGAGATTTTAACGAAGTATAAGACAATCGCAATTGTTGGACTATCGGACAAGCCGGATAGAGATAGCTATATTGTAGCGGAATATCTTTTGAGAAACGGCTATAAAATTATCCCAGTTAATCCAAACATTGATTCAGTTTTCGGATTGAAAGCTTATCCTGACCTTTTAAGTGTTCCTGACGAGATTGATATTGTTGATATATTTAGAAGGCCTGAGTTTGTGGAGGAGATAGTTGATCAAGCGATTCAAAAGAAGGCGAAAGTTGTGTGGATGCAGTTAGGAGTATTAAATGAAAAAGCGGCAAAGAAAGCTCAAAGCGCTGGTTTGAAAGTTGTGATGAATAAGTGCATAAAAGTTGAGCACATGTATAGATTTGGTGATTTTTAA
- a CDS encoding transglycosylase SLT domain-containing protein gives MNKILNLFSVGAFIFALFIATKNFKEINNPKPTENVLINHLTIVHPPDIIFLCGERIPLEIPDVRERFEREFYLEFDENQLILDLKRCGKYMPYIESKLKEKGLPADLKYLAIAESRLIENAYSSKGAAGLWQLMPETARRYGLRVDEYIDERLHIQKATEAALSYIQDLYKKFNNWALVLAAYNAGEARITDAMQFQWVDNYFDLHLNRETSRFVFRVAAIKELISNAHRYGFTLDTAKLFKPQNVKYVTVKGPIQNLALWAKMQGTNYKTLKYLNPWILKSSLPAGEFQIALPVDAKPQELNIAEYKYKGSRVIFQNGEIIVIPEKTLNHRVKTGETLDSIAQKYNVRVEDIIELNKLEGKKLRPGQILKIPVY, from the coding sequence ATGAATAAAATTTTAAACCTCTTCTCCGTCGGCGCTTTTATATTCGCGTTGTTCATAGCGACTAAAAATTTTAAAGAGATAAACAATCCTAAACCAACTGAAAATGTCCTGATAAACCATCTAACCATTGTTCATCCGCCAGATATAATTTTTCTATGTGGTGAAAGGATCCCACTTGAAATTCCAGATGTAAGGGAAAGATTTGAGCGTGAATTTTACCTTGAATTTGATGAAAACCAACTTATACTTGATCTTAAACGATGTGGGAAATACATGCCATATATTGAAAGCAAACTGAAAGAAAAAGGGTTGCCAGCTGATTTAAAATATCTTGCAATTGCCGAGAGTCGCTTGATTGAAAACGCATACTCAAGCAAAGGAGCTGCGGGACTATGGCAACTGATGCCTGAAACCGCAAGAAGATACGGTCTCAGAGTTGACGAATATATTGACGAGCGACTTCACATTCAAAAAGCAACAGAAGCTGCTCTTTCATATATTCAGGATTTATACAAAAAATTTAACAATTGGGCACTTGTCTTAGCTGCTTATAACGCTGGTGAAGCACGAATAACAGATGCGATGCAATTTCAATGGGTTGATAATTATTTTGATTTACATTTAAATCGTGAAACTTCAAGATTTGTATTTAGAGTCGCTGCAATAAAAGAATTAATCTCAAACGCCCATAGATACGGATTTACTCTTGACACAGCAAAACTTTTTAAACCACAAAATGTTAAATATGTCACCGTCAAAGGACCAATTCAAAACCTCGCTCTTTGGGCTAAGATGCAAGGAACTAATTATAAAACATTGAAATATCTAAATCCTTGGATCTTGAAGTCATCACTTCCAGCTGGAGAATTTCAGATCGCTCTACCTGTTGATGCCAAACCGCAAGAATTGAACATCGCAGAATACAAATACAAAGGCTCAAGAGTTATATTTCAGAATGGCGAAATAATCGTGATCCCTGAAAAAACACTAAATCATCGGGTTAAAACTGGTGAAACTCTTGATTCAATCGCTCAAAAATACAATGTAAGAGTGGAAGACATAATTGAATTAAACAAACTTGAAGGTAAAAAGCTAAGACCTGGACAAATACTTAAGATCCCTGTTTATTAA
- a CDS encoding hemolysin family protein, with the protein MQTEIILAFVLLFFSAFFSASEIAFITANKIKLEIKSRSSLTAKIANDFAKKPETFLVTILIGNNFVNIALSSILTYILKTIANLNDFSILILLTLLILIFGESIPKTIGRESADGFVLFASLPLKLIYFIFLPAVRLLKFVSEKFLKIFKLKTETIEQFFSKKDFEILLKESEMNEHIKIDIPFSRVFKLENLAVESAMRPRTEIVGVDKNMTMKEIFETFSKSGHSRLPVYDGTIDNIIGIIYVKDLFKNPKSIDEILKEPYFVPEKKRCIELLKDFKEKNISMAIVVDEFGGVSGLITLEDVIEELVGEIEDEFDVSKKLIQKIEPNTFILSGLVEIDQLNEEYKLNIPKGDYETISGFVINNIGRIPSKGEEFIIHDFKITILSATRTRINSLKLTPLKYHE; encoded by the coding sequence ATGCAAACCGAAATCATACTTGCTTTCGTTTTATTATTCTTTTCCGCTTTCTTCTCAGCAAGCGAAATTGCTTTTATAACTGCCAATAAAATAAAACTTGAAATAAAATCTCGTTCATCATTAACTGCGAAAATAGCAAACGATTTCGCTAAAAAACCTGAAACATTTCTTGTCACCATACTTATCGGAAATAACTTCGTTAACATAGCACTTAGCTCAATTTTAACCTATATTTTAAAAACCATAGCTAACTTAAACGATTTCTCAATTTTGATCCTTCTTACGCTTCTTATTCTCATTTTTGGCGAATCCATACCAAAAACAATCGGCAGGGAATCAGCTGATGGTTTTGTGTTATTCGCATCACTTCCTCTGAAGTTGATTTATTTTATATTTTTACCAGCAGTGAGATTGCTTAAGTTCGTCTCAGAAAAGTTTTTAAAAATTTTCAAACTTAAAACTGAAACCATTGAACAGTTCTTCAGCAAAAAAGATTTTGAAATTCTTCTCAAAGAGAGCGAAATGAACGAACACATAAAAATTGACATACCGTTCTCAAGGGTCTTTAAACTTGAAAACTTGGCTGTTGAATCAGCAATGAGACCAAGGACAGAAATCGTCGGGGTTGACAAAAATATGACGATGAAAGAGATATTTGAAACTTTTTCAAAGTCAGGTCACTCGCGATTGCCTGTTTATGATGGAACAATAGATAACATAATTGGAATAATCTATGTTAAAGACCTTTTCAAAAATCCCAAGAGCATTGACGAGATCTTGAAAGAACCGTATTTCGTCCCCGAGAAGAAAAGATGTATTGAATTACTCAAAGATTTCAAAGAAAAAAATATATCAATGGCGATTGTTGTTGATGAATTTGGTGGTGTTTCAGGTCTTATAACGCTTGAAGATGTAATTGAGGAACTCGTTGGAGAAATTGAAGATGAATTTGATGTCAGCAAGAAACTAATTCAGAAAATTGAGCCTAACACATTTATTTTAAGTGGTCTCGTTGAAATTGATCAGTTGAATGAAGAATACAAACTTAACATACCAAAGGGAGATTATGAGACGATTTCTGGTTTCGTGATAAATAACATAGGTAGAATCCCATCAAAAGGTGAGGAGTTTATAATCCACGATTTTAAAATAACGATATTAAGCGCAACAAGGACACGGATAAACTCTCTAAAACTAACTCCTTTGAAATACCATGAATAA
- a CDS encoding energy transducer TonB: MPVIKKPEADLRLRWRKWIELGLVIALLLSIVAFRFFPKDIGRAKKLLTVEQEIIKPEEIPQTRQENRPPPPPRPPIPIEAPSDEALEDINIDISSELDITKEVAPPPPKEELTKKEEDIPFEEQFFMVVEEMPEIIGGLESIQRNVVYPEIAIRAGVEGTVYVMAFVDENGNVVRADVVKGIGAGCDEAAVAAVMKAKFKPGKQRGKPVKVRVMIPIRFKLKK; encoded by the coding sequence ATGCCAGTCATCAAAAAGCCAGAGGCGGATTTAAGGTTAAGGTGGCGGAAGTGGATTGAGCTTGGGCTTGTGATTGCTTTGCTTCTTTCAATTGTTGCGTTTAGATTCTTCCCGAAAGATATAGGTCGTGCGAAGAAACTCTTGACGGTTGAGCAAGAGATAATTAAACCTGAAGAAATTCCACAAACCAGACAAGAAAACAGACCACCGCCACCACCAAGACCACCAATCCCAATTGAAGCTCCAAGTGATGAAGCTTTGGAGGATATCAACATTGACATAAGCTCGGAGCTTGATATCACGAAGGAAGTAGCTCCACCACCGCCGAAAGAGGAATTGACAAAGAAAGAAGAAGATATACCCTTTGAAGAGCAGTTCTTTATGGTTGTTGAGGAAATGCCAGAGATAATTGGTGGTCTTGAGTCAATTCAACGAAATGTTGTTTATCCAGAAATTGCAATAAGAGCTGGGGTTGAGGGAACTGTTTATGTAATGGCATTTGTGGATGAGAATGGAAATGTCGTAAGGGCGGATGTTGTCAAAGGAATTGGCGCTGGATGTGATGAAGCTGCTGTCGCTGCGGTTATGAAAGCAAAATTTAAACCAGGAAAACAGCGTGGTAAACCTGTTAAAGTCCGGGTAATGATACCGATAAGGTTTAAGCTGAAAAAATAA
- a CDS encoding cytochrome ubiquinol oxidase subunit I, whose amino-acid sequence MNYPFWDVPVIGGGILIGIIAIIHVFVSHFAVGGGLYLALTERKAIKENDQKLIEYLKKHSRFFLLLTVVLGALSGVGIWFSIGLVHPLATSTLIHSFVFGWAIEWVFFIVEISAILIYYATWDKLDPKTHNIIGWIYFAGAYLSLVIINGILTFMLTSGGWINIPFTEASKKFWAGFFNPSYFPSLFIRTGVTLALAGLYSLITATRLKDEELRTKLVQYSGKWLIPAFILIPTAGIWYILVIPPLARVIITGGAPAVTIFAGLSILFSVIIALFSWLGPIKTPKQTSFAFALGLLVMGFLVTAVTEWMREAIRKPYIIYDYMYSNSVIKAHADKINEIGSLKFAKWVTVKEVTEENMLKAGEEIFKIQCQSCHTIDGYNGIKKLISGWSEDYIDLQLQYLDMLKGFMPPFFGTEQERKALAKWLYNLNNEEKTKYGFGK is encoded by the coding sequence ATGAACTATCCATTCTGGGATGTTCCGGTAATTGGTGGTGGAATTTTAATCGGTATAATTGCGATAATCCATGTCTTTGTCTCGCACTTTGCGGTGGGTGGAGGACTTTATTTGGCTTTGACAGAAAGAAAAGCAATTAAGGAAAACGATCAGAAGTTAATTGAATATTTAAAGAAGCATTCAAGATTTTTCCTCCTTTTAACTGTTGTATTAGGTGCTTTGTCAGGCGTTGGAATTTGGTTTTCTATCGGGCTTGTCCATCCATTGGCGACTTCAACTCTTATTCATAGCTTCGTTTTTGGATGGGCAATTGAATGGGTATTTTTTATAGTTGAAATTTCAGCAATTTTAATTTACTATGCAACGTGGGATAAACTTGATCCAAAAACACACAACATAATTGGTTGGATCTATTTCGCAGGTGCATATCTTAGCCTTGTGATTATCAATGGTATATTGACATTTATGCTCACTTCTGGTGGTTGGATTAATATTCCGTTTACTGAAGCATCAAAGAAATTCTGGGCTGGCTTTTTCAATCCTTCATACTTCCCATCGCTTTTCATTAGAACAGGTGTAACTTTAGCGCTTGCTGGTTTGTATTCTCTGATAACTGCAACTCGTTTGAAAGATGAAGAATTAAGAACGAAGCTTGTTCAGTATTCTGGAAAGTGGCTTATTCCAGCATTTATCCTAATTCCTACTGCTGGAATTTGGTATATCTTGGTTATTCCACCGCTTGCTCGCGTGATAATTACTGGTGGAGCTCCAGCTGTCACAATTTTCGCTGGGTTAAGCATATTGTTCTCTGTCATTATAGCCTTATTCTCCTGGCTTGGTCCGATTAAAACACCAAAGCAAACATCTTTTGCTTTCGCTCTTGGACTTCTTGTCATGGGATTCTTAGTTACCGCTGTAACTGAGTGGATGCGAGAGGCAATAAGAAAGCCATACATAATTTATGACTATATGTATTCAAACTCCGTTATTAAAGCTCACGCTGATAAGATAAATGAAATTGGATCCCTAAAATTTGCCAAATGGGTTACAGTTAAAGAAGTAACAGAGGAAAATATGTTGAAAGCAGGGGAGGAAATTTTCAAAATTCAGTGTCAGAGTTGCCATACAATTGATGGTTATAATGGGATAAAGAAACTTATTAGTGGATGGAGCGAAGATTACATTGATCTTCAACTTCAATATCTTGATATGCTAAAGGGATTCATGCCACCGTTTTTTGGAACTGAACAAGAAAGAAAAGCCCTTGCGAAATGGCTTTATAATTTGAACAATGAGGAAAAAACAAAATATGGGTTTGGAAAATGA
- a CDS encoding M1 family aminopeptidase: protein MRNLIIILLTLLPLHQSFPSQISNYWQQHVHYKIKVRLDPDKKILIGSETLIYTNNSPDQIDKVYFRLYWNIFKKNSHGWKYAEKRKMYARLNKEKEYKGVLLKNFSIVLNNKETPLDYKIDDTILEANLPQPLKTNEKSIFKIEWEAEIPPGPGMRTGVSNRCFDIAQWYPQIAVYDKYGWHKDQYIGTGEFHNDYGDFEVEIEIPKSFIVTGSGELVNYDEVLPDSVLKKLEEARNNPEKIYRIADFSDRKIKEDEKTNYVTWKFIAKDVRDFAFSAYEKYIWDAAFWKNDKHPHGGVMIHALYFKENEKNWKDSAVAFSLHAIKFFSENFGLYLYPNAFVMSSFAVRGGMEYPGIVFIGHDITNSPYRGLFGVIVHELGHQWYPMMINSNETEFAFMDEGFTTFITTLAFEEYYGKKNNLLDHEQWYIRSIGISTDERESNQRQYLMLAKTGYEEPILTHADYWLENYPATTAFYPKTASVIFMLQYVLGDSIFSQLMKEYYNRWKLKRPYPDDFFNLAMEISGRDLRWFFDQWFYKTYTCDYGIKSMNSKMIQKNGNEVYETSIKIARYGRAIMPLDIAIKMKNGETQNIKIPVDIWLNDEWENEIKIELPSKPISAEINPDLRISDINRLNNTYPFPKVKISFDNTIALTQLLAPLDAYWIRWRPSIWYNIIDGFKAGLKSNGAYLDDIISHKFWVLYGTRSNEFDFYFNASRRIPFEISKNTFAEMEILKIEGRYSGSFEFRKQFSRTLTIPPIHGFNFRIQLLRSLKNDYVDQIYKWDAGRLTRIIAGYTYFNYGEKWQTRFSIFLESSTVLSDFNYSKIHSDIIQTFHIASGYRFAVRLFAGYGNGSIPAQTKFFIATSSPIEQFYKPLYRSKIFPGDFRKHIQPFGGAGLRGYIDQNISEDRIYSLNVELSFPTLFPFVKNLPAIGSLFKTAIFFDAGKLWGQNQRASLRDIKYDFGFGIRSDVFGELSQITNLFSEIRFDAIRIDFPIYVSHPVSGEKRLKFRWVVGFEKTF from the coding sequence ATGAGAAATCTAATAATTATACTCCTCACACTCTTGCCCCTTCATCAATCTTTCCCATCCCAGATCTCAAACTACTGGCAACAACATGTTCATTACAAAATTAAAGTCCGACTTGACCCGGATAAAAAAATACTTATAGGTTCGGAAACACTGATTTATACCAACAATTCTCCAGATCAGATTGATAAGGTTTATTTTAGATTATACTGGAATATCTTCAAAAAGAATAGCCATGGTTGGAAATACGCCGAGAAAAGGAAAATGTATGCTCGGCTAAATAAAGAAAAAGAATATAAAGGCGTTCTACTTAAAAATTTTTCAATCGTTTTAAACAACAAAGAGACGCCACTTGATTATAAGATTGACGATACTATTCTTGAGGCAAATTTACCTCAGCCGTTAAAAACAAATGAAAAATCTATCTTTAAAATTGAATGGGAAGCTGAAATACCACCAGGTCCTGGAATGAGAACAGGGGTAAGCAATAGATGTTTTGATATCGCACAATGGTATCCACAAATCGCCGTTTACGATAAATATGGATGGCATAAAGATCAATATATTGGAACAGGCGAATTTCACAATGATTATGGAGATTTTGAGGTAGAAATTGAAATCCCTAAAAGTTTCATAGTCACTGGTAGCGGTGAGCTTGTAAACTATGATGAAGTTCTACCTGATTCAGTGCTCAAAAAACTTGAAGAAGCAAGAAATAATCCTGAAAAAATCTATCGCATTGCTGATTTTTCAGACAGAAAGATAAAAGAGGATGAGAAAACAAATTATGTGACTTGGAAATTCATAGCTAAAGATGTCCGTGATTTCGCATTTAGTGCTTACGAGAAATATATTTGGGATGCCGCGTTTTGGAAAAATGATAAACATCCGCATGGTGGAGTTATGATTCATGCGCTTTACTTTAAAGAAAATGAAAAGAACTGGAAAGATTCAGCGGTTGCTTTTTCTTTACATGCCATAAAATTTTTTAGCGAGAACTTTGGTTTATATCTTTACCCAAATGCGTTTGTTATGTCAAGCTTTGCGGTCCGAGGTGGAATGGAATATCCAGGAATCGTCTTCATTGGGCACGACATTACAAACTCACCTTATAGAGGATTATTTGGAGTCATAGTTCACGAACTTGGACATCAATGGTATCCAATGATGATTAATAGCAACGAAACAGAGTTTGCATTTATGGATGAGGGTTTCACTACATTTATCACAACTCTTGCTTTTGAAGAATACTATGGGAAAAAGAATAATCTTCTTGATCACGAGCAATGGTATATTCGCTCAATTGGAATTTCAACCGATGAAAGAGAAAGCAACCAGCGCCAGTATCTAATGCTTGCAAAGACTGGTTATGAAGAGCCGATATTAACACATGCAGATTACTGGCTTGAGAATTATCCTGCGACAACAGCTTTCTATCCCAAAACAGCTTCAGTTATATTCATGTTACAATATGTCCTTGGGGATTCAATCTTTTCACAATTAATGAAAGAATACTACAACAGATGGAAATTAAAACGCCCATATCCAGATGACTTTTTCAATCTTGCAATGGAAATAAGTGGTAGAGATTTAAGGTGGTTTTTTGATCAATGGTTTTACAAAACTTACACTTGCGATTATGGGATAAAATCTATGAATTCAAAAATGATCCAAAAGAATGGTAATGAAGTTTATGAAACAAGCATTAAGATCGCAAGATATGGAAGAGCAATTATGCCTCTTGACATCGCCATAAAAATGAAAAATGGTGAAACCCAAAATATAAAAATTCCTGTTGACATTTGGCTTAATGATGAATGGGAAAACGAAATAAAAATTGAACTTCCCTCTAAACCCATCTCAGCAGAGATAAATCCAGATTTGAGGATTTCAGACATAAATAGATTAAACAACACATACCCATTTCCTAAGGTAAAAATTTCTTTTGACAACACGATCGCTTTGACGCAATTGCTCGCTCCTCTTGATGCTTATTGGATAAGATGGAGACCTTCAATTTGGTATAATATAATTGATGGATTCAAAGCAGGGTTAAAGTCAAATGGGGCTTATCTTGATGATATTATTTCACATAAATTTTGGGTTCTCTACGGAACGAGATCAAATGAATTTGATTTTTACTTCAATGCTAGCAGAAGGATTCCCTTTGAAATTAGCAAAAACACATTTGCAGAAATGGAGATACTCAAAATTGAAGGTAGATATTCTGGAAGTTTTGAATTTAGAAAACAATTTTCACGAACATTGACAATTCCACCAATTCATGGTTTTAACTTCAGAATTCAACTTTTAAGATCGTTGAAAAATGATTATGTGGATCAGATTTATAAATGGGATGCTGGAAGATTAACGAGAATCATCGCTGGCTATACCTATTTTAATTATGGCGAAAAATGGCAAACAAGATTTTCTATTTTCCTTGAATCTTCAACTGTTTTGAGCGATTTTAATTATTCAAAAATCCACTCAGATATTATTCAAACATTTCACATCGCTTCGGGTTATAGATTTGCAGTTAGATTGTTTGCTGGATATGGTAATGGCTCAATCCCTGCGCAAACAAAATTTTTCATTGCGACATCATCGCCAATTGAGCAATTTTACAAACCGCTTTATAGAAGCAAAATCTTCCCTGGGGATTTCAGAAAACACATTCAACCGTTTGGAGGTGCCGGATTGCGTGGATATATTGACCAAAACATTTCAGAAGATAGGATATATTCATTAAATGTTGAGTTAAGCTTCCCGACCCTTTTCCCATTTGTTAAGAATTTGCCTGCTATTGGTTCTCTTTTCAAAACGGCAATTTTCTTTGATGCTGGCAAACTTTGGGGTCAGAATCAAAGGGCGAGCTTAAGAGATATAAAATACGATTTCGGCTTTGGGATAAGAAGTGATGTGTTTGGAGAGCTTTCACAAATAACAAATTTGTTTTCCGAAATCAGGTTTGATGCAATAAGAATTGATTTCCCCATCTATGTAAGCCATCCTGTAAGTGGAGAAAAGAGATTAAAGTTCAGATGGGTAGTCGGATTTGAGAAAACTTTTTAA
- a CDS encoding ribosome maturation factor RimP → MMNIEEIKSKLHEIITPIVESSGAYLVDINLKGVGKKLTVEVLVDTDDGITIKKCEEISRKISDALDFHDLIPGSYRLEVSSPGVGNPFKVKRQYFTNIGRFLRVKYIDETTGQVREVLGKLTTAGDETIELLIEGNLIVLKYGQIIESKTEIVW, encoded by the coding sequence ATGATGAATATTGAAGAAATCAAGTCCAAGCTCCACGAAATAATTACGCCAATAGTTGAAAGCTCAGGTGCTTATTTAGTTGATATCAATTTGAAGGGCGTTGGGAAAAAGCTAACTGTAGAGGTACTTGTTGATACCGATGATGGGATTACGATTAAAAAATGTGAGGAGATAAGTAGGAAAATTTCAGACGCTCTTGACTTTCACGATCTTATACCTGGAAGTTATCGCTTGGAGGTATCGTCGCCTGGTGTTGGAAATCCGTTTAAGGTCAAAAGACAATACTTTACAAACATTGGGAGATTCCTCAGAGTTAAGTATATTGATGAGACAACTGGGCAAGTGCGCGAAGTGTTGGGTAAACTTACAACAGCGGGAGACGAAACAATTGAGTTGTTAATTGAAGGAAATTTAATTGTATTAAAATACGGACAAATTATTGAATCTAAAACTGAAATTGTTTGGTAA
- the nusA gene encoding transcription termination factor NusA produces the protein MNREVVEAFTQLAKEKKIEKDKIAFILEDVFKTLMRKKYGENAEFDIIVNMERGDIEIFLIKDIVDVVRDPVREVSLEKAKESDPTLELGEKFAERIEVKDFGLRLISQAKHLFIQRLSEYERDSIMREYESYKGEILIGEVYQVYMGKDGKPELVLLMHNKNEMILPRSEMIPDERYRKNESLRVLVKEVKPPSFKDERRGAGPQIIVSRADPQFLVKLFELEIPEVYDGIVIIESVARIPGKKSKIAVASTDERVDPVGACVGMKGVRIHSIVKELNNENIDVIAYSADPAIYVARALQPAKPKGVEIDPKEKRAIVYVPPEEVATAIGDEGINVKLASMLTGYNIEVISTEGEKKDVQKIIRLSDLKDQIGEEIYQRLKDAGIETNRDYLALSDENIKSILSGLQGVDERKIKRLRNIIRKASR, from the coding sequence ATGAATCGGGAAGTAGTTGAAGCATTCACACAACTCGCAAAAGAGAAAAAAATTGAAAAGGATAAAATCGCCTTTATACTTGAAGATGTTTTTAAAACGCTCATGAGGAAAAAATACGGTGAGAACGCCGAATTTGACATAATTGTTAATATGGAGCGAGGCGATATTGAAATTTTTCTGATTAAAGATATAGTTGATGTTGTAAGGGATCCAGTAAGGGAAGTGTCGCTTGAAAAGGCAAAAGAATCGGATCCCACACTTGAACTTGGTGAAAAGTTTGCAGAAAGAATTGAAGTAAAAGATTTTGGCTTGAGGTTGATATCTCAAGCAAAGCATTTGTTTATTCAGAGGCTGAGCGAATATGAGCGTGATTCAATTATGAGAGAGTATGAATCATATAAAGGTGAAATTTTGATAGGTGAGGTTTATCAAGTTTATATGGGGAAAGATGGAAAACCTGAATTAGTTCTTTTGATGCATAATAAAAATGAGATGATATTGCCACGAAGCGAGATGATCCCTGATGAGAGATATAGAAAGAACGAAAGTTTAAGAGTTCTCGTTAAGGAAGTCAAACCACCAAGCTTCAAAGATGAAAGAAGAGGTGCTGGTCCACAGATTATAGTTTCAAGAGCTGATCCTCAATTTTTGGTAAAATTATTTGAACTTGAGATACCAGAGGTTTACGATGGTATAGTTATAATAGAAAGCGTAGCCAGGATACCCGGCAAGAAATCAAAGATTGCGGTTGCCTCAACCGATGAAAGAGTAGATCCAGTTGGAGCATGTGTTGGGATGAAAGGAGTCAGAATTCATTCCATAGTTAAGGAGCTTAACAATGAGAACATAGATGTAATTGCATACAGCGCTGATCCAGCAATCTATGTTGCGAGGGCTCTACAACCTGCAAAACCGAAGGGAGTTGAAATTGACCCGAAGGAGAAAAGGGCAATAGTTTATGTGCCACCTGAAGAAGTTGCAACTGCAATTGGAGATGAAGGTATAAATGTCAAACTAGCTTCTATGTTAACTGGATATAACATTGAGGTTATTTCAACTGAAGGAGAAAAGAAAGATGTCCAAAAAATTATTCGTCTGTCTGATTTGAAAGATCAAATTGGAGAGGAAATTTACCAACGCCTTAAGGACGCCGGAATTGAAACAAACAGAGATTATCTTGCTCTATCGGATGAAAACATAAAGTCAATTCTTTCAGGTTTACAGGGAGTTGATGAGAGAAAGATAAAAAGATTGAGAAATATAATAAGAAAAGCTTCAAGATAA